The proteins below are encoded in one region of Borrelia hispanica CRI:
- the rpoN gene encoding RNA polymerase factor sigma-54 — MLKQSLKLTQKLQLTQINTIKMLSLDKQELIQIISEELDNNEYIKVDSNKIFFESLKTYKFKKFFYKENENNKTQYEIALAKTSPKISLKEHLLLQLRIQRLNEEEINIGEIIINNLNRKGLYIINPYDFFNKEEWPQVTKMIKLIQQFDPIGICVPNIIESLILQAKYHKLDTSIIKILQKADLLTNTQEKLKKELNISTQDLNDAINTMRLKLNPNPTFEFKDKDDTNEYIEPDIIVINKGNKLKIKIKEVSIFKTEINKQEAKDLCKYKQAKWLIEALRYRDETLAKIGIAIYTLQKEFLRRGFKSLRPMKLDDISTKINLSKSTVSRAIKNKYLKFDWGTIAIRKLFNSIGGAKTNEFSKLSIKLIIKGMLEQNKNMVDSQISDILKSKGITISRRTVNKYRNELKCEGEIYGT, encoded by the coding sequence ATGCTAAAACAAAGCTTAAAATTAACACAGAAATTACAATTAACACAAATTAACACGATCAAAATGTTAAGTCTTGATAAGCAAGAATTAATACAAATTATATCAGAGGAACTCGACAATAATGAATATATTAAAGTGGATTCAAATAAAATCTTTTTTGAATCACTAAAAACTTACAAGTTTAAAAAATTCTTTTATAAAGAAAATGAAAATAACAAAACACAATATGAAATTGCACTGGCTAAAACATCACCTAAAATTTCACTTAAAGAACATCTCTTATTACAACTTCGAATTCAAAGACTTAATGAAGAAGAAATTAATATAGGAGAAATCATAATAAACAATCTAAATAGAAAAGGACTATACATAATAAATCCTTATGATTTCTTTAATAAAGAAGAATGGCCACAGGTCACTAAAATGATCAAATTGATTCAACAATTTGATCCAATAGGAATTTGCGTACCCAATATCATAGAATCATTAATATTACAAGCAAAATACCATAAATTAGACACAAGTATAATCAAAATTCTTCAAAAAGCAGATTTACTTACAAATACTCAAGAAAAACTAAAAAAAGAATTAAATATTAGCACACAAGATTTAAATGACGCCATTAACACAATGAGACTTAAACTTAATCCCAATCCAACATTTGAATTTAAAGACAAAGACGATACTAATGAATATATTGAACCAGATATTATTGTTATCAATAAAGGCAATAAACTCAAAATCAAAATTAAAGAGGTCAGTATTTTTAAAACAGAAATTAATAAACAAGAAGCTAAAGACTTATGTAAATACAAACAAGCAAAATGGCTCATTGAAGCCTTAAGATATAGAGATGAAACATTAGCTAAAATAGGAATAGCAATATATACATTACAAAAAGAATTTTTAAGAAGAGGATTTAAGAGCTTAAGACCAATGAAATTAGATGATATATCTACAAAAATCAATCTATCAAAATCAACTGTATCACGAGCAATAAAAAATAAATATTTAAAATTTGACTGGGGCACAATAGCAATTAGAAAATTATTTAATTCAATAGGTGGTGCTAAAACAAATGAATTTTCCAAATTAAGCATTAAACTAATAATAAAAGGAATGTTAGAACAGAATAAAAATATGGTAGATAGCCAAATTTCTGATATACTAAAATCTAAAGGAATCACTATTTCAAGAAGAACTGTAAACAAATATAGAAATGAATTAAAATGTGAAGGAGAAATTTATGGAACCTAA
- a CDS encoding chromate transporter, with product MILINLFITFFKIGILNFGGGNGITATIHKEIIERKEWITQEEFINIITISRITPGPIATNIATYVGAKVAGITGAIIATMALISAPILIIIFIISTIHKINFLQYYLEHLKPVIIALWIVTILILFENIFFKIDYNNIKLIKSFALAGLNLLILLFYKNISPAILIISSGVLYILM from the coding sequence TTGATTTTAATAAATTTATTCATCACATTTTTTAAAATAGGGATTTTAAACTTTGGGGGAGGAAACGGAATTACTGCTACAATTCATAAAGAAATCATTGAACGTAAAGAATGGATAACTCAAGAAGAGTTTATTAATATCATTACAATATCTAGAATTACTCCTGGCCCCATAGCCACCAATATAGCAACATATGTAGGAGCCAAGGTAGCTGGCATTACAGGCGCAATAATTGCAACAATGGCATTAATTAGCGCGCCAATATTAATTATTATCTTTATAATATCAACAATACATAAAATAAACTTTTTACAATATTACCTTGAACATCTAAAGCCCGTAATTATCGCACTATGGATAGTAACTATTCTAATTCTATTTGAAAACATATTTTTCAAAATAGATTATAATAATATAAAACTTATAAAAAGTTTCGCACTTGCAGGATTAAACTTACTTATTTTATTATTCTATAAAAATATTTCCCCTGCAATATTAATCATATCTAGTGGAGTACTATATATTCTTATGTAA